One stretch of Paenibacillus sp. FSL R5-0341 DNA includes these proteins:
- a CDS encoding sugar ABC transporter ATP-binding protein has translation MSTAPTLLQMEHIHKQFSGIPALKDVDFSVKGGEIHALLGANGAGKSTLMKILSGAYPLDQGTIQLSGQALHLSSPGDAKASGIHCVYQEVDAALVPQLTAAENIMLDQLASSAGGWWKSPRKLQQRAVEALKQLGADILVHQKVADLTLAEKQMILLARILIQDAKVIIFDEPTAPLSQEETDAFFRIVHLLKERGVACIFITHRLAEVTGHCDRVTVMRDGQHVFTGEAKGLTINDLVTQMLGKPFEEEFPKTEAPVGELLLEAHGLRRGVKVKGVDLSVRRGEVLAVVGLVGAGKTESSRLLIGADRLEEGEVRLNNRNLRLSQPADAAALGIVSVPEERRKQGILIQENVERNLSLPLLSRLSTLGFVSRKRERQNAESLVKQLGIKTSSVKQEVKYLSGGNQQKVAIGKWLNADADVFIFDEPTKGVDIGAKSDIFRIINELALAGKGVIYFTCELDEGMGIGDRIAVMCEGVIVKEFKRGETNQEQLLYYASGGQEVQS, from the coding sequence ATGAGCACTGCACCAACTCTGCTTCAAATGGAACATATCCACAAGCAGTTTTCAGGCATTCCTGCATTGAAGGATGTGGATTTCTCTGTAAAAGGCGGGGAGATTCATGCGCTGCTGGGTGCCAATGGTGCCGGTAAGAGCACATTAATGAAAATTCTGTCCGGTGCCTATCCATTGGATCAGGGTACGATTCAGTTGAGTGGACAAGCGCTTCACTTGAGTTCCCCGGGAGACGCGAAGGCAAGTGGGATTCACTGTGTGTATCAGGAAGTGGATGCGGCACTGGTGCCACAGCTGACGGCCGCGGAGAACATTATGCTGGATCAGTTGGCTTCATCTGCTGGAGGCTGGTGGAAGAGTCCGCGGAAGCTGCAACAGCGTGCGGTTGAAGCACTGAAGCAATTAGGAGCAGACATATTGGTTCACCAAAAAGTAGCCGATCTGACACTTGCAGAGAAACAGATGATATTGCTGGCACGGATTTTGATTCAGGATGCCAAGGTCATCATTTTTGACGAACCTACTGCACCGCTCAGTCAGGAAGAAACGGATGCATTTTTCCGCATTGTTCATCTGCTGAAGGAGCGGGGTGTAGCTTGTATTTTCATTACCCACCGCCTTGCTGAAGTGACGGGTCACTGTGATCGCGTTACGGTCATGAGAGATGGGCAACATGTATTTACCGGTGAAGCGAAAGGACTGACTATTAACGACCTGGTCACACAGATGTTGGGCAAGCCGTTTGAAGAAGAGTTCCCGAAGACGGAAGCACCTGTGGGAGAGCTGCTTTTGGAGGCGCATGGGCTACGTCGTGGAGTGAAGGTCAAAGGTGTTGATCTCTCAGTACGCCGAGGTGAAGTCCTCGCTGTCGTGGGTCTGGTAGGGGCTGGGAAAACAGAAAGCTCTCGTTTGCTCATTGGCGCAGATCGACTGGAGGAAGGCGAGGTCCGGCTTAACAACCGTAACCTTCGCCTGTCTCAGCCTGCGGATGCGGCGGCTCTGGGGATCGTTTCTGTACCGGAGGAACGACGCAAACAGGGAATTCTGATCCAGGAGAACGTCGAACGGAATTTAAGCCTGCCTTTGCTTAGTCGCCTCAGTACATTAGGTTTCGTAAGCCGCAAGCGGGAGCGTCAGAATGCGGAATCATTGGTGAAACAGCTCGGAATCAAGACATCGTCCGTGAAACAGGAAGTGAAATATCTAAGTGGTGGTAATCAGCAGAAGGTGGCCATTGGCAAATGGCTTAATGCGGATGCGGATGTATTTATATTTGATGAGCCAACCAAGGGAGTAGACATTGGGGCGAAAAGTGACATTTTCCGCATCATCAATGAACTCGCCTTGGCGGGTAAGGGCGTAATCTATTTCACGTGTGAACTGGATGAAGGCATGGGAATCGGCGACCGAATCGCTGTTAT
- a CDS encoding sugar ABC transporter substrate-binding protein has translation MKRKETKWVWLSVLLVFTLALSACGIKKEPAATPASGASDDTPKTEAVTGPLSGKRIALIMEFNTGTFSQQYVQGVKEEIEKFGGELTTFVADNDKAKMVSLLDSAINQKFDAILTDHGDSLLEPGVKKAVEQNIPVVVFDAAISVPGATVLSQDDQKMAELTLEQMKKDINGQGNIVKVWVAGFAPMERRQIAYGEFLKANPDIKEIATFGSAQNPALDTQAKMEAILKQYPKGEITAVWAAWDEFAKGAARAIQQAGRDEIKVYGIDMSDEDLQMIQDPKNPWVASAAVDPTDIGRVQVRYAYQKLNGDETEDAVVLNPVYVQREALPDKQISTSELSEFVEGWGGSTQGIKDWMSEYGITAK, from the coding sequence ATGAAAAGAAAAGAGACAAAATGGGTATGGTTGAGTGTGCTATTAGTATTTACATTGGCGCTGTCCGCTTGCGGAATCAAAAAAGAACCGGCAGCAACTCCGGCTTCGGGTGCATCAGATGATACACCAAAAACGGAAGCAGTTACAGGCCCTCTAAGCGGCAAGCGGATTGCACTTATTATGGAGTTTAATACAGGTACTTTCTCGCAGCAATATGTACAGGGTGTAAAAGAAGAAATCGAAAAATTCGGTGGAGAACTGACTACATTTGTTGCCGATAATGATAAAGCGAAGATGGTATCCTTGCTCGATAGCGCAATTAATCAGAAATTCGATGCCATTCTGACGGATCACGGGGATTCCCTGCTGGAGCCGGGTGTGAAGAAGGCAGTAGAACAGAACATTCCGGTGGTTGTGTTCGACGCAGCCATTAGTGTTCCGGGAGCAACAGTCCTGTCGCAGGATGACCAGAAGATGGCTGAGCTCACGCTGGAGCAAATGAAAAAAGATATTAATGGACAAGGTAACATCGTTAAAGTGTGGGTAGCTGGTTTCGCCCCTATGGAACGCCGTCAGATCGCATATGGTGAATTCCTGAAAGCAAATCCGGACATCAAGGAAATAGCGACATTTGGTTCTGCACAGAACCCGGCGCTGGATACTCAAGCCAAAATGGAGGCTATTCTCAAGCAATATCCAAAAGGTGAAATTACAGCTGTATGGGCTGCATGGGATGAGTTCGCCAAAGGTGCAGCACGTGCCATTCAACAAGCCGGACGTGACGAGATCAAAGTGTATGGTATTGATATGAGTGATGAGGATCTGCAAATGATTCAGGACCCGAAAAACCCTTGGGTTGCTTCCGCTGCGGTTGATCCTACAGACATCGGACGTGTACAAGTTCGTTATGCTTATCAGAAACTGAACGGGGACGAAACGGAAGATGCAGTAGTGCTTAACCCGGTCTATGTTCAACGTGAAGCTTTGCCAGATAAACAAATCTCCACTTCAGAGCTGTCGGAGTTCGTGGAAGGTTGGGGAGGCAGTACACAAGGAATCAAGGATTGGATGAGCGAATACGGTATTACTGCTAAATAA
- the spoIVA gene encoding stage IV sporulation protein A, whose amino-acid sequence MEKVDIFKDIAERTGGDIYLGVVGAVRTGKSTFIKRFMETIVLPNITNEADRGRAVDELPQSAAGKTIMTTEPKFVPNNAVQIKVAEGLDVNVRLVDCVGYAVEGAKGYEDENGPRMISTPWFEEPIPFQEAAEIGTRKVIQEHSTLGVVVTTDGTIAEIARSSYVESEERVIAELKEVGKPFVLVINSTRPRSEEALQLRNELAAKYDIPVMTLSAATMTEDDVTGVLREVLYEFPVHEVNVNLPSWVMVLNETHWLRSNYENSVRDTVKDIRRLRDVDRVVAQFMEYEFIDRAGLSGMNMGQGVAEIDLYAPDELYDQILVEVVGIEIRGKDHLLQLMQEFSHAKREYDRFAEALEMVKTTGYGIAAPSLAEMALDEPELIRQGTKFGVRLKATAPSIHMIRVDVESEFAPIIGTEKQSEELVRYLMQDFENDPIKVWDSDMFGRSLHSIVREGIQGKIAMMPDNARYKLQETLGRIINEGSGGLIAIIL is encoded by the coding sequence TTGGAGAAAGTGGACATTTTTAAGGACATAGCTGAGCGGACCGGAGGGGATATTTATCTCGGGGTTGTCGGCGCAGTCCGGACGGGAAAATCAACATTTATCAAACGATTCATGGAAACCATTGTATTACCAAACATCACAAACGAGGCAGATCGTGGTCGGGCGGTGGATGAACTTCCACAGAGTGCAGCAGGTAAGACCATCATGACCACAGAACCGAAATTCGTACCGAATAACGCAGTCCAAATCAAGGTGGCAGAAGGACTCGATGTCAATGTTCGCCTTGTGGATTGTGTAGGTTACGCGGTGGAAGGAGCCAAGGGATACGAGGATGAGAATGGTCCACGCATGATCTCCACGCCTTGGTTCGAGGAGCCGATTCCGTTCCAGGAAGCTGCCGAGATTGGTACTCGCAAAGTCATTCAGGAGCATTCTACACTGGGTGTTGTGGTTACAACAGACGGCACGATCGCCGAAATTGCCCGCAGTTCCTATGTGGAATCCGAAGAACGAGTTATTGCGGAACTGAAAGAAGTGGGTAAACCGTTTGTCCTGGTCATCAACTCGACTCGTCCTCGCAGTGAAGAAGCCCTGCAATTGCGTAATGAGCTTGCTGCCAAATACGACATTCCGGTGATGACACTCAGTGCAGCGACCATGACGGAAGATGATGTGACAGGTGTACTTCGTGAAGTGCTCTATGAGTTCCCTGTGCATGAAGTGAATGTAAACTTGCCGAGCTGGGTTATGGTACTGAACGAGACTCACTGGCTGCGCAGCAACTATGAAAATTCCGTACGGGATACCGTTAAGGATATTCGCAGACTTCGCGACGTGGATCGAGTTGTTGCTCAGTTCATGGAATATGAATTCATTGATCGCGCAGGCCTGAGTGGCATGAATATGGGGCAGGGTGTAGCCGAAATTGACCTGTATGCGCCAGATGAATTGTATGATCAGATTCTCGTGGAAGTGGTCGGAATTGAAATTCGTGGCAAGGATCATCTGTTGCAATTAATGCAGGAGTTCTCGCATGCGAAGAGAGAATATGACCGCTTCGCAGAAGCGCTGGAGATGGTCAAAACGACCGGATACGGCATCGCTGCTCCATCTCTTGCCGAGATGGCTCTGGATGAACCTGAGCTTATTCGTCAGGGCACCAAATTTGGCGTACGCTTGAAAGCAACGGCACCGTCCATTCACATGATCCGGGTTGATGTGGAATCGGAGTTCGCTCCAATCATTGGCACGGAGAAACAAAGTGAGGAACTGGTGAGATACCTGATGCAGGATTTCGAGAACGATCCGATCAAGGTATGGGATTCAGACATGTTCGGTCGTTCGTTGCACTCCATCGTGAGAGAAGGTATTCAGGGCAAGATTGCCATGATGCCGGATAATGCAAGATACAAGTTGCAAGAGACGCTGGGAAGAATCATTAACGAAGGTTCGGGTGGCTTGATCGCTATCATTCTGTAA
- a CDS encoding 2Fe-2S iron-sulfur cluster-binding protein, which produces MDYKVTFLPMNKSIALKPGATLLHAARRAGVKITTRCDGKAACLMCKVNVDEEHQAELYPPTDAEKRKLGSLLEAGTRLSCQAKVCGSLSVHVPEDPLKAAIRKQLERQQQEDDWF; this is translated from the coding sequence ATGGACTATAAAGTTACTTTTTTACCTATGAACAAATCGATAGCGCTCAAACCAGGTGCAACACTTCTGCATGCAGCACGACGTGCCGGAGTCAAGATTACGACCCGTTGTGATGGTAAAGCGGCTTGCCTGATGTGCAAAGTGAACGTGGACGAAGAACATCAGGCGGAACTGTATCCACCAACTGATGCAGAAAAGCGTAAGCTGGGTTCACTGTTGGAAGCAGGTACACGACTGTCCTGTCAGGCAAAGGTGTGTGGATCTCTATCGGTTCATGTTCCTGAGGACCCGCTGAAGGCAGCCATTCGGAAACAATTGGAACGTCAGCAACAGGAAGACGACTGGTTCTGA
- a CDS encoding DUF2768 family protein, with protein sequence MSAMDKMWLSLVAILIMGLSVFLITFARAKTKGIIRGILSLIAFLIMLIGFFGGIASLT encoded by the coding sequence ATGAGCGCAATGGACAAGATGTGGCTGTCATTGGTCGCCATCCTCATTATGGGACTATCTGTATTCTTGATTACGTTTGCTCGTGCCAAAACAAAAGGCATTATACGGGGGATTCTTTCTTTGATTGCATTTTTGATTATGCTGATTGGTTTTTTCGGTGGAATCGCATCTCTGACCTGA
- a CDS encoding stage VI sporulation protein F encodes MGNNISKDALNAINKKTGKTITEGAVKKLASTVKPTTIQNEAQLRQLIKQVSAMAKVPVSEDTVKDIVSAVKKSGLNPSSMESLMKMMMKK; translated from the coding sequence ATGGGTAACAACATTTCCAAAGATGCGCTGAATGCAATCAACAAGAAAACGGGTAAAACGATAACAGAAGGTGCCGTCAAGAAATTGGCAAGCACGGTGAAACCAACGACGATTCAGAATGAAGCTCAGTTGCGCCAATTGATCAAACAAGTATCCGCCATGGCGAAAGTTCCGGTATCTGAGGATACGGTTAAGGATATTGTGAGTGCGGTCAAGAAAAGCGGATTGAATCCGAGCAGTATGGAATCGTTAATGAAAATGATGATGAAAAAATAA
- a CDS encoding NAD(P)H-dependent glycerol-3-phosphate dehydrogenase: MSKKVAVLVAGSWGTALASVLAANNLDVMMWTRGEDQATEINSKHTNTRYLPDAELSPRIQATNDMEAAVEGAIAVLIVAPSSAMRAVTNQFKAYYKPEMLIVHATKGFETESLKRMSTVISEELECEEGRVVVLSGPSHAEEVVKRCPTTVVVASLDKASAEAAQALFMNAYFRVYTNRDMLGVELAGAFKNIIALGAGMSDGLQFGDNAKAALLTRGLAEITRIGVEMGANPLTFSGLAGIGDLVVTATSQHSRNWRAGSMLGQGQKLDDVLKSMGMVVEGIRTTQAAYFISQKYGVQMPIADQLYHVLFQERQPRDAVEALMGRDPKTEMEVMKLETWEQWHS; this comes from the coding sequence TTGTCTAAAAAAGTTGCTGTTCTGGTCGCTGGGAGCTGGGGAACGGCTCTGGCCAGTGTACTCGCCGCCAATAACTTGGACGTGATGATGTGGACACGTGGTGAAGATCAGGCTACGGAAATCAATAGCAAGCACACCAATACTCGCTATCTTCCGGATGCGGAGCTTTCTCCTCGGATTCAGGCAACCAATGATATGGAAGCTGCAGTGGAAGGTGCTATAGCTGTGTTAATTGTTGCACCTTCTTCAGCCATGCGTGCAGTTACGAATCAGTTTAAGGCTTATTATAAGCCTGAGATGTTAATCGTTCATGCAACCAAAGGTTTTGAGACAGAAAGCCTGAAACGCATGTCCACAGTCATTTCAGAAGAGCTGGAATGTGAAGAAGGACGTGTTGTTGTGCTTTCTGGCCCAAGCCATGCGGAAGAAGTGGTGAAGCGCTGCCCAACGACAGTTGTTGTGGCCTCACTGGATAAGGCATCTGCCGAGGCGGCCCAGGCTTTGTTTATGAATGCCTATTTCCGTGTGTACACGAATCGGGACATGCTTGGTGTTGAACTGGCAGGCGCATTCAAAAACATTATTGCTCTTGGTGCAGGCATGTCCGATGGTCTTCAATTCGGTGATAATGCCAAAGCAGCGTTGTTAACTCGCGGTTTGGCAGAGATCACACGTATTGGTGTAGAGATGGGCGCAAATCCGTTAACGTTTTCGGGACTTGCCGGAATCGGAGATTTGGTTGTAACGGCTACAAGTCAGCACAGCCGGAACTGGAGAGCAGGCTCCATGCTAGGCCAAGGACAGAAGCTGGATGATGTCCTGAAGTCCATGGGCATGGTGGTGGAGGGCATTCGAACCACGCAAGCTGCCTATTTCATCTCGCAAAAATACGGTGTGCAAATGCCGATTGCGGATCAGTTGTATCACGTTTTATTCCAAGAGAGACAGCCGCGAGATGCGGTTGAAGCCTTGATGGGACGTGACCCGAAAACTGAAATGGAAGTCATGAAGCTTGAAACCTGGGAGCAATGGCATTCCTGA
- the plsY gene encoding glycerol-3-phosphate 1-O-acyltransferase PlsY: MILQIAAIVLSYLLGSISFSVLLAKAIRGIDIRQHGSGNAGATNTLRILGKGPAIAVLLLDVLKGVAAVWIGIWLGDGSAWIPALSGIAAIAGHNWPLYFHFRGGKGIATAIGVLVSLAFLPALCAGVIAILSIVLTRYVSLGSLIFVAFTPIFILVLPGYSMNIFWGSLIICLFAFWRHRTNIAKLAKGQENKLGSKNPGGGKRVV, encoded by the coding sequence GTGATTCTACAAATCGCAGCGATTGTACTGAGTTATCTGCTCGGTTCAATCAGCTTTAGTGTCCTCCTTGCAAAAGCGATACGGGGGATCGATATTCGTCAGCACGGAAGCGGAAACGCAGGAGCTACCAATACGTTGCGTATTTTGGGTAAAGGACCGGCAATTGCTGTTCTGCTGCTTGATGTACTTAAGGGTGTTGCAGCTGTATGGATTGGAATCTGGTTGGGCGACGGTTCTGCCTGGATTCCTGCACTCAGTGGTATAGCAGCCATTGCAGGACATAACTGGCCGCTTTACTTCCATTTTCGTGGAGGAAAAGGAATTGCGACTGCCATTGGTGTTCTGGTAAGCCTTGCTTTCCTGCCTGCGTTATGTGCTGGGGTGATCGCCATTCTGTCTATTGTATTGACACGATATGTTTCATTGGGGTCTCTAATTTTTGTAGCATTTACACCCATCTTTATTTTGGTATTACCCGGATATTCAATGAATATCTTCTGGGGGAGTCTGATTATTTGTCTGTTTGCGTTCTGGAGACATCGTACCAATATTGCGAAGCTCGCCAAAGGACAGGAAAATAAATTGGGATCGAAAAACCCTGGAGGGGGTAAACGAGTTGTCTAA
- the der gene encoding ribosome biogenesis GTPase Der: MARPVVAIVGRPNVGKSTIFNRIIGDRLAIVEDKPGITRDRIYGIGEWNGKPFSIIDTGGIEIDGEDVILKSIRMQAELAIEEADVIVFMCDAKAGITQSDEEVAEMLYRSGKPIVVAVNKVDNIGRSELIYEFYGFGFGDPIGVSGSHGTGVGDLLDAIVEKLPELEEETYDEDVIRVALIGRPNVGKSSLVNAILGEERVIVSDVAGTTRDAIDTPFEKDGQRYVLIDTAGMRKRGKVYETTEKYSVMRAMRAIERADVVLIVINGEEGIIEQDKHIAGYAFEAGKASLFVVNKWDVVEKHDKTMKEFEKKIRDHFLFMTYAPVVFLSALTKQRLQKLLPVVKHVAEQHSLRVQTHLLNDVVSDAVAINPPPTDKGRRMRINYVTQVAVKPPTMVVFVNDPELMHFSYERYLENKIRAAFDFEGTPIRIFTRKKSDES; the protein is encoded by the coding sequence ATGGCAAGACCCGTTGTGGCAATTGTCGGACGACCGAACGTGGGTAAATCCACCATTTTCAATCGGATCATCGGCGACAGACTGGCCATTGTGGAAGACAAGCCGGGCATTACCCGTGACCGGATCTACGGAATCGGCGAATGGAACGGTAAACCATTCAGTATTATTGATACAGGTGGTATCGAAATTGATGGTGAGGATGTCATCTTAAAATCAATCCGGATGCAAGCTGAGCTCGCTATTGAAGAAGCGGATGTTATTGTATTCATGTGTGATGCAAAAGCAGGTATTACGCAATCGGATGAAGAAGTCGCAGAGATGTTGTACCGCTCAGGCAAGCCTATTGTTGTAGCCGTTAACAAAGTGGATAATATCGGACGAAGTGAACTCATTTATGAGTTTTATGGATTCGGCTTCGGTGATCCCATCGGCGTATCCGGAAGTCACGGTACAGGTGTAGGTGATTTGCTTGATGCGATTGTGGAAAAATTGCCTGAACTTGAGGAAGAGACTTACGATGAGGATGTCATTCGTGTAGCTCTGATCGGACGACCGAACGTGGGTAAATCTTCACTGGTTAACGCGATTCTGGGTGAAGAGCGTGTCATTGTCAGTGACGTGGCTGGAACGACTCGGGATGCGATTGATACACCTTTTGAAAAAGACGGCCAACGTTACGTGCTGATTGATACAGCAGGTATGCGTAAGCGTGGTAAAGTATATGAAACAACGGAGAAATACAGTGTAATGCGTGCCATGCGTGCGATTGAGCGTGCTGATGTTGTGCTGATTGTCATTAATGGTGAAGAAGGCATTATTGAACAGGACAAGCATATTGCAGGTTATGCATTCGAAGCTGGTAAAGCGTCTTTGTTTGTCGTAAACAAATGGGACGTGGTAGAGAAGCATGACAAGACGATGAAAGAGTTTGAGAAAAAAATTCGGGATCACTTCCTGTTTATGACTTATGCTCCGGTCGTATTTTTGTCAGCCCTCACAAAACAACGCTTACAAAAACTGTTGCCAGTTGTAAAACATGTAGCGGAGCAACACTCGTTACGTGTACAAACGCATCTACTTAACGATGTGGTATCGGATGCAGTGGCTATTAACCCTCCGCCAACGGATAAAGGACGGAGAATGAGAATTAACTATGTGACTCAGGTTGCTGTTAAGCCGCCGACCATGGTTGTTTTTGTGAACGATCCTGAATTGATGCACTTCTCATATGAGCGCTATCTGGAGAATAAAATCCGTGCAGCGTTTGATTTCGAAGGAACACCAATTCGAATATTTACTCGGAAGAAGTCCGACGAAAGTTAG
- the rpsA gene encoding 30S ribosomal protein S1, with protein sequence MSEEMKNQEATQDELDQFVSLKKGDTVKGTIVKLEDNQAYVSIGYKYDGVIPIRELSSLHVDSASDAVEVGQEVEAKVLSIDDEKEKLVLSKRAIDSENAWDQLQKHFEDQDVFEVVVGDVVKGGLVADVGVRGFIPASMVERHFVEDFSDYKGRTLRVKVKEIDRENNKVILSQKDVLEQEFEANKATVMAGLQEGQVIEGTVQRLTQFGAFVDVGGVDGLVHVSELAWTHVEKPSDVLSEGDKVSVKVLKVDPEKGKISLSMKAVQPGPWETASEKFNSSDIVTGVVKRLVDFGAFVEIAPGVEGLVHISQISHKHIGTPHEVLKEGQEVQVKILDMNPSEQRVSLSIKETEEAPAQPQKSERPARNNAPREEINNPNVSLNNQGMSTTLGELFGDKLSKFK encoded by the coding sequence ATGTCGGAAGAAATGAAAAATCAAGAAGCAACCCAAGATGAGTTGGATCAATTCGTTTCCTTGAAAAAAGGAGATACCGTAAAAGGAACCATCGTCAAATTGGAAGATAACCAAGCCTATGTGAGCATTGGATATAAATATGACGGTGTCATTCCAATTCGTGAACTGTCTTCATTGCATGTTGACAGCGCGTCTGATGCAGTAGAAGTTGGACAAGAAGTTGAAGCTAAAGTTCTTAGCATCGACGACGAGAAAGAAAAACTCGTTCTGTCCAAACGTGCAATCGACAGCGAAAACGCATGGGATCAATTGCAAAAGCATTTTGAAGACCAAGACGTATTCGAAGTTGTTGTAGGTGACGTTGTTAAAGGCGGTCTGGTAGCAGACGTGGGCGTACGTGGATTTATCCCGGCTTCCATGGTTGAACGCCATTTCGTTGAAGACTTCAGCGACTACAAAGGACGCACACTGCGTGTTAAAGTGAAAGAGATCGACCGTGAGAACAACAAAGTGATCCTTTCCCAAAAAGACGTACTGGAGCAAGAATTCGAAGCAAACAAAGCTACTGTTATGGCTGGTTTGCAAGAAGGTCAAGTCATCGAAGGTACAGTACAACGTTTGACTCAATTCGGCGCATTTGTTGATGTGGGCGGAGTTGACGGTTTGGTTCACGTATCCGAGTTGGCTTGGACACACGTTGAGAAACCATCCGACGTACTGTCTGAAGGTGATAAAGTTAGTGTGAAAGTGCTGAAAGTTGACCCTGAAAAAGGCAAAATCAGCCTGAGCATGAAAGCTGTTCAACCAGGTCCTTGGGAAACAGCAAGCGAAAAATTCAATTCCAGCGATATCGTAACAGGTGTTGTAAAACGTCTGGTAGACTTCGGTGCATTTGTTGAAATCGCTCCTGGAGTTGAGGGACTTGTGCATATCTCGCAAATCTCCCACAAACACATCGGCACTCCTCATGAAGTGCTGAAAGAAGGACAGGAAGTTCAAGTTAAAATCTTGGACATGAACCCTTCTGAGCAACGTGTAAGCTTGAGCATCAAAGAAACAGAAGAAGCTCCAGCTCAACCACAAAAGTCAGAAAGACCTGCAAGAAACAATGCTCCACGTGAAGAAATCAACAATCCAAACGTTTCCTTGAACAATCAAGGTATGAGCACTACGCTCGGCGAACTGTTTGGTGACAAACTCAGCAAATTCAAATAA
- a CDS encoding lysophospholipid acyltransferase family protein — protein MIYTFCSTLLRIIYTILFRLEAVGRENIPKEGGVLLCSNHISNFDPPTVGIKIRRQVRFMAKSELFEIPVLGRIIKAVGAFPVKRGGVSKESIKTSLNILRDGEVLGIFPSGSRHNDGGIGKKGAASFALRSGATVIPTAIIGNYKVFRKMKVVYGAPVSLDEFKEDPSGEALEKATEKIMSKINEMVQTGVPSK, from the coding sequence ATGATTTACACATTTTGCAGCACATTACTGCGGATCATTTACACCATTCTTTTCCGCTTGGAGGCCGTTGGACGGGAGAATATTCCGAAAGAAGGCGGCGTACTTTTATGTTCCAATCATATTAGTAACTTCGATCCTCCAACTGTTGGTATCAAAATTCGCCGTCAGGTGCGCTTCATGGCCAAAAGCGAGTTGTTTGAAATTCCGGTACTCGGCCGAATTATTAAAGCCGTGGGCGCTTTCCCCGTTAAACGTGGAGGTGTCAGCAAGGAATCCATCAAGACCTCACTCAATATTTTGCGTGATGGTGAAGTGCTCGGAATTTTCCCCTCGGGAAGCCGTCACAATGATGGAGGTATCGGCAAAAAAGGGGCAGCGAGTTTTGCTCTCCGCAGTGGCGCTACTGTTATTCCTACTGCTATTATCGGTAACTACAAGGTTTTTCGTAAGATGAAAGTTGTATACGGAGCACCGGTAAGTTTGGACGAGTTCAAGGAAGACCCATCCGGAGAAGCTCTGGAGAAAGCGACTGAGAAGATTATGTCCAAGATTAACGAAATGGTGCAAACGGGCGTGCCAAGCAAGTAA